The nucleotide window GTGGTTGAGAGTAACAAGCTGAGGGTGcacaaattcacgattcacgattcacgattgtggcAGAAGCACAACACGGAACTCGTAAAGAGCCAACTTATGTTAACTTAGTTAGTGTTGGTTTCCAACTGTGCGCATCGCGTCGGCTGTCGGGTTTGGCCCGCTTAGTTGTGGCGCGTGGAGCTGGCTGGTTTGGAACCGATCGGGCTAACCCGATTGAGCTCAGCTCGAGGCTGATTTCGAGATTTGAGATTTGAGGCTTTTGGACCCTCGCTTTCTCTCTCGGTCTTGGCGgtcacattcgtgattcttggAAGGTTACAGTATTCGTCctaccaccatcacccCCTCTTCCTCACGCGTTTGAGCACCGCAGACATGGCGCCCTCTGTCGTTCCGCAGTCCGCGGCGGGTGGTGCCGCTTTGCAGGCTTCCGCCGACGATCAGCTCACAATCGAGATGCTCGGCGCAGGCCAAGAGGTCGGTCGCTCCTGCTGCGTCCTCAAGTATAGGGGCAAGACCATCGTCTGTGACACGGGCGTTCATCCTGCCTTCACCGGAATTGCTGCACTTCCCTTCATTGACGAACTTGACTGGTCGACTGTCGATGCCATTCTCATCACACActtccatcttgaccaTGCCGCCGCTCTCACCTACATCATGGAAAAGACCAATTTCCGCGACGGCCACGGCAAAGTCTACATGACGCATCCCACCAAAGCCGTCTACCGCTTCCTTATGTCTGACTTTGTTCGGATCAGTAATGCGggcaacgacgacaaccTGTTTGACGAAAACGAGATGCTGGCTTCGTGGCGCCAGATCGAGGCTGTTGATTTTCACCAGGACGTCTCGATCGCCGGTGGTCTCCGCTTCACCTCCTATCATGCAGGCCACGTTCTGGGTGCATGCATGTTCCTCATCGAGATCGCAGGCCTTCGCATCCTGTACACGGGCGACTTTAGCCGCGAGGAGGATCGgcacctcgtccaagctGAAATCCCGCCCGTCAAGCCCGACGTTCTCATCTGCGAATCCACCTATGGTACACAGACCCACGAACCACGCCTCGACAAGGAGCATAGATTCACCTCCCAGATCCACCACATCATCAAGCGAGGAGGCCGTGTTCTCTTGCCTgtctttgtgcttggcagAGCTCAAgagctgctcctgcttTTGGACGAGTACTGGGCTGCCCACCCTGAGCTGCACAGCGTACCCATCTACTATGCATCTGCTCTCGCCAAAAAGTGCATCTCGGTCTATCAAACCTACATTCACACTATGAACGATCATATCCGCACTCGATTCAATCGCCGCGACAACCCTTTTGTCTTTAAGCATATCTCTAACCTGCGGTCGCTCGAAAAGTTCGAGGACCGCGGCCCTTGCGTCATGATGGCCTCTCCCGGTTTCATGCAGTCTGGTGTATCGcgcgagcttctcgagaGATGGGCCCCCGACAAGCGCAATGGTCTCATCGTATCAGGATACTCGGTAGAAGGTACCATGGCGCGCAATATTCTCAACGAGCCCGACGAGATCATCGGTATCAACGGCCAAAAGATCCCACGCCGTATGTCGGTCGACTACATTTCCTTCTCCGCGCATGTCGACTTTGCCCAAAACTCGCGCTTCATTGACGAGATCAAAGCGCAACATATCGTGCTTGTTCATGGAGAGCAGAACAATATGTCCAAGCTTCGAGCCGCCTTGCAAGCGCGCTTCACAGCCCGCGGCTCGGACGTCAAAATCCACACACCACGTAACTGCGAGCCGCTTGTTCTCCAGTTCCGGGCACAACGCACTGCCAAGGCGATCGGCACCATTGCAGCTAAACCGCCTGCCCAAGGCGACATTGTTGATGGCCTGCTCATCAGCAAGGACTTCGCCTacaccatcctcgacccCAAGGATCTGACCGATTTCACCGGCctctcgacgagcacgatCGTTCAGCGCCAGAGAGTGGCTCTTGCCGTGAGCTGGGAAATGGTGCGCTGGCACTTGCAGGGCATGTACGGACGACTCCAGGAAGGCGTTGATGCAGAAGAAGGCTTGCGTACGCTGCGCATCATGGGTGCAGTAGATGTACGACAGAGCGCACGCCACGAATTGCTCGTAGAATGGGTtagcagcatcgccaatGACATGGTCGCAGACAGTATTGTAGCGCTCCTCCTTGGCATTGATAGTGCACCTTCGAGCGTCAAGATGACCATGCAcaaccaccatcaccatcatcatcatcatcatcatcaccacccAGGCGATGCAAAGGCAGAAGAAACGGACGATGACGCAGAAGCGACAacagaagacgaagaggcgcGGACACCGACCGAAAGCGCGGCGAATTTGCCTATGCATCCGTTCTCGGAGGCGGCATTGGTGGCAGAGAGCGAGGTGAGAGCCAAGGCTGCGACggacgaggcggtgcaTCGCGACGCTTATCAGCTCGCCAAAATGGAGCACATGGCTGCATTCCTCGAGGCGCATTTCGGTCAAGTCGAGGAGCTGGTTATTCCCGAAGCACCGATCAGCGAAGAGATTGAAGAATCGGTGCCCAAGGTCAAGGTCGAAACCGAAAGAGAAGCCGAAAAGGACGAAGCAGGGGACGAAAGCATGTCAACGTTGCAGCCGGAGCCAGACTCTGTCACAGACGTCGACAAGCCCGAGCTCGCCCCGCCAGCAGAACAAGCCACTGCCTCACCTccgatctcgatcgcctccCTTTTCGACGGAGAAGCACGTTCAGCACTGCGAGTCTTTCTTGACGAGGCAGAAGCCGTGATTGACGTCGAGaacctcgtcatcctcgcttCCTCTGAGTCATTCCGCGCACGTGTCCAGCACCTGTGCACGCTGGCATTGCGATCCTTCACCTCACTATCGGATGCTTTCTACCTTCCTCAGCAGATGGGCACCTCTCTGTTCCAGGGTAAACATAGCCAGCTAGCGACCATCCCCGAATTTGGCGAAGAGAGACCATCAAAGATGGTTCGTTCTTCATGATGTGTCATCAGCTTTTTGTATTTGTATTCTCCCCAGAAAAGATGGTTAACATTATCTCACAATGGTGGTGCCTTCCAAAACAGAGGGTATAGCGAGCGTGCACGTGGTTCAATACGCATGGCATGGATGTGAACAGGAGTAGATGCCGAGGTTGTGAAAGGTACAAATACAGGTAGGCACGGACGTGAAGTGATTCTGGGCGGACATGATTGGGAGAGCAAATGTCGTTGCAGCTACAGGTTTTCGGATTAGAGACCCTCTTCTTTCAGACGGAGTGCTCGTGCAGGTTCCTCGATCTGTATCACGCGCCAATCGGACAGCAGTTCCAGTGACATGGAAGAGTGAAATCAGCTCTCTTTTCTCTACATGCCGAGAGGTTTCTTTCCGCTTCTCTAAAAGCGCAACGTACCTTCTTGACTAGATCGGACAACCTCGTTTTGGAAGCAATGTGATCCAGAACAAGTTTCTGCTTGTTCTTGTATGTGATTTCAATCTTTTGCTGTACCGCGTTTGGCACTGTCTTGGTCGTGACATCTGGTAGATCCATTCCTGGCATCGGTGGTTTGGTGGGAAGACGGGCGAGAAGCAACCGCATGGAACGAGAAGCTTGAGACGTGCTCAGTGGCGCAAACTCGAACGACATGGCTGTGATATGTTTGAGTGATGCTGGTGCGATCGACATCTTGTGAGACGGAGATGTGTTGTCGAAAGGCAGGGAACGAACGTTGAAGGTGTATTGAAGAGGGATAAAACCAAAGGAAAAGcaccacaatcgtgaatgctttCCAGAAGAAAAAGCTCCATGTCTAAACTTCGGAAGTCGGGCAAGAAAACGTCGCTGGTTCGTTGATCGAGGAgctccattcgtgattcgtgactcaaACCGTGAACGTATTTTACTTCGTTCCAAACTCACCTTGCTTTCACCGGCACAACTCAGACTTCAACATCACATCATTGGCTTATGGTCCACCCATGGTGATTCTCCCCAGGCCAATCGGATTTACCGGCGACTCTGGCGTTCTTAACCTGCCGAGCACCAACCTTTCTCTGCTTGTGCCGCCGAATAGCACCACGACAAATTGCTGCTATCAATTTGGCCTGACAGAGCTCCCTCTAAAAGCACAAGCAAGCATCGATAATGGTCTTTTCGATGTACTCAGCCGTCTATTCACCCTTTCACAGCTTCTTGCCGTACCCACACTTTTCGGCAGAGGCGACGGTCAAGTATGGACACATTCCGAACAGCAGTATCCAGCCTTGTTGCGATGGAAAGAGCAGAGAGTTCCCTCCCTCTTGGCCCAACTATCTGAAtcactgcagcagctcaacaaAAGCAACGCATCATCTGCGTCTGGCGCAACCTCACAGACCGTACACCTCGTACTTGGCCACGTAGTTTGCGCTGTCGCACGTTATCTTCCTCTGTCTCCCACATTCATCGACCCTGGATCTACTGCGCCTCCCACAGCACCGCACCAAGACGGCTGGATCAGCGAAGCATCATCGACTCAAGCTCGTGTTATCCTCTCGGGCTTGCATTCGCAGCATCCACCTTCAACCTCCGCCATCGCGCCAGCCCTGCTGTCAGATTACATCAAGCCCATCATTCGCGAGGCCgcatcctcctcttccgcatcCATCAGTTCCGTCAACCCGCAGACGGGTCGCAAGAATCCTCCTGCAGCAGGATCCCAATTCATCTCGCCTTTGGATACAAACTTGGGCCAGCATCGTTTTCAAAGTGCGGGTGAAGACGGGGATGCCTCGAATCTGGTACCACGAAAATTTGGTGCTCAGCTGTCGAACGAAGTGCTCGAGAAGGTCGGCCTGGAGGCGAGCTTTGGAACAGGGGAGGCATGCGACGATCGAAATGAAGCTTTGGGATGCGTGAACGTGCTGGCTTGGTGTTTGGATCATTTGCAGCTGGAAGTGGAATCGGATTGGGTGGACGCTTGGCCGTTGGTGGTGCCTGCGTTGTTGACATTATTGGAGCATCCACAACCGCGATTCAGATTGCAAGGGAGTTGGCTGGTTCACCGACTACTCTCACGACCCAGTCGATCAGAACATGTAACAGAAGATATGGTCGAAGCGGATCCCTCTGCCGTTCGGAGGCGAGAGAACGTCGTCGGCAAGATGCTCATCCGCACCGGCATCGGCAGCCTACTGGAACGTGGCTTGCACGTCAACCTCACCTATGTTCACGATGCAGAATACGCACCTGCGCTTCTCTATCATTCCATTGGTTCTCTTCGACAGCTGATCCTATTGACCACCCATCGTATCGCATACCGCGACCCTTCTGAAccgcttcttgctccacCTTTGATCGCACCAAGCGAGATCAAGAATacagcatcgatcgacgatCGAAACGACTGTGGCAGACGTCGGATGGAGGCGCTGTTTCGCTTGGTTTCCGAGTCGATTTTGTCCACCTGGTCATATCTCCCGCTGCCACCAGCGAGCACGCGTTTAGGTCGAGCATTGGTCGACGTCACTTGCTCAGCATACATGATGCTCGCAGACGATCTTTGCCCACCACTGCCGTTCAAGAGCCTCGGTGGCAGCGCAAGGTTCTTGGACGTCTCGATCGATTGGATCTTCCGCAGTTGGCTATCCCACCTCACCTTGGACCACATGGATCAActcagcatcaccatcaaAGTGATACGCCTTGCGAGTCGTCTACTCTTCTGCAACGCTAGCGAGGCTGAGCCAGAGATCGGCACATCGACTCGATTCCTTGCACTCATTCTATCCTCCACTGCAAAATGCTACATCTCTTCGCTGGAATCTCGCCTTCGAACGCGTTCTCACACcgcgacagcagcaagcgcatTGTTGTCGCAATTGGATGAATCTCTAGCCACGTTCTTGGAgaccttgtcgagatcCAACGCGTCAGTTGCATCGCGGTGGGCACAGTTGGTCAAGCTAGACCAACGATTGGAAGCGCTACTGCCTTCCTCGATGTCATCCTGAAAGACTTCTCTTCTTTCGTGCCTTTCTTTGTCATCATTGCACGTTGGATGCTCAGTCGCATCGCACACTTGTTCAAtcatcatccatccatccatctAAGTTACCATGCAGATAATTCGTGTTTCGAAGCCAAAATTGCATTCTGAAGGACGCGCATGTAAAAGGTGACGGCACTAGACAGATCTAAGGAGAGCAAAGCTCACATACGTTCCAATGGAGTAATGGTAAGCAAACGCAGAGCCGAACCAAGGACGTCCTTGCAGCAACGGAAGACAAATAGTCGAGCCAGCGCCAAATCCTTCTCTTGGCCTTTGACCAACAAAAACTcccagcagctcgagatgaGATGCGTCAACCTGAACGCGTACGTGACGATGGTCGATGGTTGATGGTCCTTCATCGCGGCTTTGACGGTATCGGGCCATTGAGCGATGAGCATGACCAAGTCCCTAGCCTTGGGCTCCGAGATGAGGTCCAGGTTGATGCTCGACAAGTCCAGATCGGCGGTGGCTAGCTCAAGACCGTCCGAGTCCTTGGCCTTACGCTCAACCGAGCAGAGACGTACGTGGTTGTACTGCAAATAAGGACCCGTGTCACCTTCAAAGCTGAGCATGCGACTCCAGTCAAAGTTGTAGTTGTTGATACGCTTCGACGACATATCTTGGATCTTGACGGCGGTCATACCGACGATATCGGCGGTCCTTTCCGGGTCCTCCACTTGCGCGTATTTGGCTTCGTTGGCCTTCATGACCTCGTGCATCTTGTCTCGCGTCTCATCTAGGATGTTGTCGAGGAAAACAACGGTTCCCTTTCGCGTTGACATGCCCAAGATCATGCCGAAGTTGATATGCTGCAAACGGGAGGTCTCCTTTTGCGCCCATGGGTAGCCCATCAGCTCAAGCACTTTGAAGAACTGCGCCAGATGCAGGTCCTGTTGAGAGGCAACAACGTAGATCATCTTGTCAAAACCGTTACCGTCGAAGGACTTGTCGAATCGTTGGGCGGCTTCGGCAATGTCTCGGGTGATATAGAGCGGAGTACCATCTTTTCGCTCGATCACCGCCTTCTCGAGTTTGTATTGAGTCAAGTCGGCCAATGTAGCACCATTATCTTCGCGAGTGACAAAATCGCACGTTCGCAGCTGTTCGAGCGACCTGGCGATGttctccttcttgaccTGCGACTCTCCCGAGTAGACATCAAATTGAATGTTGAGTCGGTCGTACACTTCGATGTACTTCTTGATGGAAAGGTCGCGGAATTTTTGCCAGAGAGCAAGACACTCTTCATCGCCGTCTTCCATACCCTTAAAGTATCGTCGAGCCTCGTCATGAATGGCTTCACCCTTGCCGTCCTCTTTTACGCTGGCCAGATGGTTGATTCGTACATAGACATCGAAAAGTGTGTTAACAGCATCATCTTGCAGCTTTTGCTCGTCACCAAACATTTTCCAGCCGACAGCAAGAAGACCGAATTGCTTGCCCCAGTCGCCGAGGTAGTTGTACTTTTGCACGTTCCATGCATTGGCCTTGTACAGGTTGGAGAGGAAAGCACCAATGATGGTTGATCGCAAGTGACCGGCGTGGAAAGGCTTAGCGATGTTGGGCGATGAAAACTCAACGATGATGTTTTTGCCCTCACCATCCCGGTTGGTACCGTAGCTTGGCTGGGTGTTGCCATTGTCGTCACGAGGGGCGCCATAGCCGTGAGTCATGACGTGAACCGTCTGCAGGGTGAGCTTGATCATGGTCTTGTCGTTCAAAAAGTAGTGGAGGAAGGGACCCTTGGCCTCGACCTTGGAGAGGAACTCGTTGGGTTGGAAGGCAGCGGCGGCTTTCTCCGAGATCTCCTGTGGCTTACCAGGAAGCCTGAATCGAGGCACAGCAACAGTGTAGTCGCCTACTTTGCCCGTTCCAACTGCAGCGAGAGCGGCATCGATGTCGACCCCGAGCGATGAGGAGACATGCTGTGCGATGGCGATACGGAAGCTGTCGAGGGGGGCTCGTTTGGTGTCGGTGCCTGCCAAGTTGGGCATCTGGGGCAGCTCAGAGAGGAAAGGAGCGCCGTTAAAGGATGCCGGCGAGGGCACGAGGGCGACGTCCGCAGAAGCCATGGTGGAGGTTGAGAAGCAATAAGAGGTGGTGTTGGCTGTTAAAGCTGGCTTGTTGAAGGTATATCTAAGAGAGACTCGTGATGCTACTAAGCAAGAAGCAAAACTACGGGCACGGAAGCGCGGTAAGGTAGAAGCCAGTCGTCGAGGGATGAATGCGATAATGGTGCCAGAGAAACGCCCGAGTAACGGCGAGTGCAGTTGTGTCTGTCGTATATATGTAGATGCGTGAGGAAGAGAGGAATGTCAAAGTCGAGTCAGACGTCGGTGGCGGATGTCGACTGAAAGGAGGGTGATCGTCGTAAGGTAGCAGCACACTGTCCAGgctagtcacgagtgtctgCATCAACTTAGCGAGGCTCGTGCAACTttgacagtcacgaatgacgagtcgtgagtttgcTCCAAATTTTTttgcctcttcttctcatcagtcacgagtcacgagagtcacgagtcacgagtgtgggTCGTGAGTATGACTCATCGCCGATGCACTGACGTGAACCGATTGGCGAGTCCCCACCCGATTTCAAAATCAAAAAAGAACTCACGTGATCTGGCTGCTTTGTTCGTTTTCGTACGCGTCACATtccatcgtgaatggagAGCACAACACGATGTCGAAATGGACAATTTCCGTGTGAGAAATTCGAAAAATCgagagaatcacgaattaaTGCCGTCACAAAAACCGGTGCAATAAAggaagcgagaagcgactgactcgtgacttgatTGACTAATGTCACGATTCGATTAACTGACTCGCGACTGTGAGTCTCGTACAACACAACACACACGTCAGAACACGACCCTGTCGTACAGTCAGCTCTGTTACAGGCTTGAGCTGCGACCAAGCGCTCCCTCctgccatcatcgccatcatcatcatcatcatcatcatcatcatcatcatcatcatcatcatcatcatcatcatcatcatcattACCACCATCCACGACAGGATTAGAGTCGCAGCCGTTGCCATCTACCCATCAGATAGCCCGGATCATACCCCAGACTCGCTAACGTTCAACCTTGGACTCCAACAACGCCATTGGCCATCACACAATTATAAAACCGTCTAGCACCATCTGACAAGCAAAGCATCCACCTCCGCTACCCTGTCTTATTAGCCATCCACCATGGTCGTCCAACGTACACCACCTCAGGTACGCAGATCACCGCGCAAGGGCAGCGTCGTGCCATCCGAGGCTCCGGTGACATCCCAACCACAAGAGACTAGCAGAATCGTCTCTTCCACACCGTCGACCTCATCGCGGATTGAGCCATCAACACCTGTACCACATACGGCCGCTTCCGATTTCCCCAGTCTTGATCAGATGGCCGCCGTCTCCAAGGAGCAGCGTTCTGTCACGCGCCCAAGCGCCAACCGTGCTGCTTTTGCCGCCTCCTTCCCCGCTACCAGCCTTGCCCAAgtgccaagctcgcttcCGCGGCCCACAGCTCCGGTACGCACCATCCGTATGGATGAATCCAGCGACGATAATCAGCGCGCGCGTGCAGCGCGTAGCTCGCTCACCAACGGCGCCCTCCAAAGGGTCCGTCAAGAGGCGGGCGACGAGACGCCCCTCGGCGTGTCTCAGGCTAGAGCATCGCGTCAGGCACTAGCTGCTACGGCTtcggcatcagcatcatccTCCAAAGCAAACAGATCGCTACTTGCGGATAACAGTGGAGACAGCACTGCCCAGCTTGTTCCGGGACGTCGCGATGCCGCACTCAACCCCCTTCTCGCTaacatcgacgtcgagaacCCGCAAATGCCCAGTCTCGTACATTCTACTGTGCTGCCCAGATCGACAGCTCTACAGTCTACGCAGTCAAATGCACAAAGTGTTGCACCGTCAACGATTGATGccgccgacgctgctgctgctgctgctgctgctactgccCCCTCCGATAGCTCAATCGCGTCGCAAGCTTCCATCTTTGGTACCGCCAATCGTCGCAACGGGCGCGATCAACCCGTCGGTGCAGCTAGTGCAGGCACCGCGTATGACTTTAGCAAGTATCTCGacggcgagcttgatccTTTCAACCGTGCTTCGCGTGCTGATCCGCGCCGCGAATCGCGTCCATTGCCAGCTCTGCGGCATAACAATGTGAACGaggatgctgttgctgctgctgctgacacATCCGGGGATACCACTGCGCGCGGAGGTCTAGCTGCATCTGCCAAAGATGTCCTGGCCAAAACACCCATCGAATCGACTCCACTACCCAACCGAGTGAAAACAGtagcggcagcagcggccaCAACACCACGTATGAGTCCCCATGTCGGCCCAAGCGTCTCAAGCCGCAAACTCGCGCATCTttcctcgctcgccaacggGCACATTGCACTTGCTTCCAGCAACTCTGTCCAGTCTGCCGCTGTCGATGATACTTCCACGGTCTCGCTTGCCGCCGCGTACAACCGCTTCGACCCTTCCGCACGCACAGATCGCATTCAAACCATggagcttggcgagctgcgcaagaaGGCCACGGCGCTCTCACTCgatctggctgctgcgcaagaCGCTCTTGCCTCGGCAAAGGAGGAAACAGAAGGCTGGGCATCCGAATGCACCGGGCTACAGGAGCAGATTGCCACACTTAAAGCCACACACGGTGCTGCTAGCGAACGCGAAGCCCGTGCACGCAACGAGCTGCAGGTGCGCCTCAACCAGTACAAgatcgaagccgacgacCGTGCATGGAAGCTACTCGCGCAGCGCCGACAAGCGTGGCTGATCGACGTCGCGTTGCAGCATGCCAAGAACGAGGCCACGTATCATGAAGGCAGATATCACGCCACAGAGGCAGAGCTCGAAGGTCAGAAGGATGAACTCCGCATCCGTCTCAtgctcgagaagaaacGCGCTGATCTGCTGGCTTTGCACGTCAAGGCGGCACTTCGTGACGGAGCACGTCTCAAGAAACGGCTCGGCGTCAAGTCTGCTGCGTTGCACGACTTGCAATCCGAAAACCAGAGGTTGGAggatgagctggaagaCGCGCGCCATTCACAACGCTCAACGGGGCATACTAGTGACAAGAGTGAGATGAAAGCTCTCAAAAAGCAGCTTGAAGAGGCACAAGCCGAGATAGAGACTCTCAACGAACGAGATGCCATGATGGCTGAAACGCGTAAGAAGTGGAAAGCGGAGCGAAGGCAGCTGATGGCTCAGGTAGAAGAGCTTTcttctgcagcagctgctcccATCGCCAAGGCCGCAGAAGCACCGAAACCATTCAAGTCGACCAAATCGCTTGTCTCGAgcgccgccaccgccaccgccgccgctgctgctgctcacaTGCTGCCACCTTCCTCGCCGGTCTATGCcaggaagaagaagcccATGCAGGGCGCATCCGAGCTCGAACCGCCCTCCGAAGCCGAGGAAGTCTATCAACGGTTTACTGCTGCGACCACGACTACGACTGCTCACAAAGCAAGCAGCGCGAGCGCTAGCAAGACGAGTGATCCTCTTGTGCCATTCGCCCGGATTTCGGGCAAGACTGCTTCCGCAGCAACTAAGAATGCAGTCAAGCCGACAACGAAACCCGCCGCTGCGACATCCAAgacaaagtcgagcaagaacTGGCGTGACGATGTGGCCATCACTGACTCGTCTGAAGAGTCGGACCTGGATGCTGACGATGGCGCGAAGCGAAAGggcagagcaagcaagccaaaATCGAGCAGTACGGCAGCGACCAAGCGAGGCAGTACCAAATTGAGCTCCGGCATAGGCGCAGGTGCACGCAGGAACAAAGCGTCCA belongs to Mycosarcoma maydis chromosome 3, whole genome shotgun sequence and includes:
- a CDS encoding uncharacterized protein (related to YSH1 - component of pre-mRNA polyadenylation factor PF I), producing MAPSVVPQSAAGGAALQASADDQLTIEMLGAGQEVGRSCCVLKYRGKTIVCDTGVHPAFTGIAALPFIDELDWSTVDAILITHFHLDHAAALTYIMEKTNFRDGHGKVYMTHPTKAVYRFLMSDFVRISNAGNDDNLFDENEMLASWRQIEAVDFHQDVSIAGGLRFTSYHAGHVLGACMFLIEIAGLRILYTGDFSREEDRHLVQAEIPPVKPDVLICESTYGTQTHEPRLDKEHRFTSQIHHIIKRGGRVLLPVFVLGRAQELLLLLDEYWAAHPELHSVPIYYASALAKKCISVYQTYIHTMNDHIRTRFNRRDNPFVFKHISNLRSLEKFEDRGPCVMMASPGFMQSGVSRELLERWAPDKRNGLIVSGYSVEGTMARNILNEPDEIIGINGQKIPRRMSVDYISFSAHVDFAQNSRFIDEIKAQHIVLVHGEQNNMSKLRAALQARFTARGSDVKIHTPRNCEPLVLQFRAQRTAKAIGTIAAKPPAQGDIVDGLLISKDFAYTILDPKDLTDFTGLSTSTIVQRQRVALAVSWEMVRWHLQGMYGRLQEGVDAEEGLRTLRIMGAVDVRQSARHELLVEWVSSIANDMVADSIVALLLGIDSAPSSVKMTMHNHHHHHHHHHHHHPGDAKAEETDDDAEATTEDEEARTPTESAANLPMHPFSEAALVAESEVRAKAATDEAVHRDAYQLAKMEHMAAFLEAHFGQVEELVIPEAPISEEIEESVPKVKVETEREAEKDEAGDESMSTLQPEPDSVTDVDKPELAPPAEQATASPPISIASLFDGEARSALRVFLDEAEAVIDVENLVILASSESFRARVQHLCTLALRSFTSLSDAFYLPQQMGTSLFQGKHSQLATIPEFGEERPSKMVRSS
- a CDS encoding uncharacterized protein (related to MRPL44 - mitochondrial ribosomal protein, large subunit); the protein is MSIAPASLKHITAMSFEFAPLSTSQASRSMRLLLARLPTKPPMPGMDLPDVTTKTVPNAVQQKIEITYKNKQKLVLDHIASKTRLSDLVKKIEEPARALRLKEEGL
- a CDS encoding putative arginyl-tRNA synthetase translates to MASADVALVPSPASFNGAPFLSELPQMPNLAGTDTKRAPLDSFRIAIAQHVSSSLGVDIDAALAAVGTGKVGDYTVAVPRFRLPGKPQEISEKAAAAFQPNEFLSKVEAKGPFLHYFLNDKTMIKLTLQTVHVMTHGYGAPRDDNGNTQPSYGTNRDGEGKNIIVEFSSPNIAKPFHAGHLRSTIIGAFLSNLYKANAWNVQKYNYLGDWGKQFGLLAVGWKMFGDEQKLQDDAVNTLFDVYVRINHLASVKEDGKGEAIHDEARRYFKGMEDGDEECLALWQKFRDLSIKKYIEVYDRLNIQFDVYSGESQVKKENIARSLEQLRTCDFVTREDNGATLADLTQYKLEKAVIERKDGTPLYITRDIAEAAQRFDKSFDGNGFDKMIYVVASQQDLHLAQFFKVLELMGYPWAQKETSRLQHINFGMILGMSTRKGTVVFLDNILDETRDKMHEVMKANEAKYAQVEDPERTADIVGMTAVKIQDMSSKRINNYNFDWSRMLSFEGDTGPYLQYNHVRLCSVERKAKDSDGLELATADLDLSSINLDLISEPKARDLVMLIAQWPDTVKAAMKDHQPSTIVTYAFRLTHLISSCWEFLLVKGQEKDLALARLFVFRCCKDVLGSALRLLTITPLERM